One Granulicella sp. 5B5 DNA window includes the following coding sequences:
- a CDS encoding NAD-dependent epimerase/dehydratase family protein: protein MPLKIILTGATGLVGEGVLLECLQNPAIEQVLIVNRKHFDLAHPKLRELLVPDFMHLEAVTDQLSGYDACFYCAGISSAGMSEPDYTHITYDITLHFAATLLALNPQMTFCFISGAQTDSTEKGRIMWARVKGRTENALATLGFAHEVNLRPGFMKPMPGQRNVRSYYRIFAALFPVLIKLFPNQGCTLQDLARAMIHTALTGAPKPILENKDIKALATS, encoded by the coding sequence ATGCCCCTCAAAATCATCCTCACCGGAGCCACCGGCCTCGTCGGCGAAGGCGTCCTCCTCGAATGTCTCCAGAACCCAGCCATCGAGCAGGTACTCATCGTCAACCGCAAGCACTTCGACCTCGCCCACCCCAAACTCCGCGAGCTCCTCGTCCCGGACTTCATGCACCTCGAAGCCGTCACGGACCAACTCTCCGGCTACGACGCCTGCTTCTACTGCGCCGGCATCAGCTCCGCCGGCATGTCCGAGCCCGACTACACCCACATCACCTACGACATCACTCTCCACTTTGCCGCAACGCTCCTCGCGCTCAATCCGCAGATGACCTTCTGCTTCATCTCCGGCGCGCAGACCGACAGCACCGAAAAAGGCCGCATCATGTGGGCGCGAGTCAAAGGCCGCACCGAAAACGCCCTCGCCACCCTCGGCTTCGCCCACGAGGTCAACCTCCGCCCCGGCTTCATGAAGCCCATGCCCGGCCAGCGAAACGTCCGCTCCTACTACCGCATCTTTGCGGCACTCTTCCCTGTTCTGATCAAGCTCTTCCCCAACCAGGGCTGCACCCTGCAGGACCTCGCCCGCGCCATGATCCAC